A single window of Mycobacterium paragordonae DNA harbors:
- a CDS encoding AAA family ATPase has protein sequence MRTMPQNLVRQRTQQRSVPSTTTGSAVGRVPLSVGSGWPGAELMDTPMLARILLAVWRNDPCVCIPACPGAGKSRLVSRLAPALAERAGLRVAVAAQTREQALELARRITAISQRAALIVSAAQRRRGASGMGVPTVGGRDVRWRHTSGGEILIGTAARWLYVNPDTTQADVLVVDEAWQCTYADLGALGALAPQVVCVGDPGQIAPVVTGSTARWEGQASGPHQPAPAALIAAHGDEAVTVHELTNSWRLGPATCALLSRHFYPTMPFSSRRPDEAVIDPHGCVLPEIDCRRVDVRHGPNDPMLLEAVAQRVRELIGHSCRRQGTARRLSGADVAVVVPHVAQAGAVRALLAGVPDVLVGTANSLQGLERAAVVAVHPLAGYRSAEAFALDRGRMCVTLSRHRAHLTLLADCATAPMLTELAKTDAEAEHALAVLAAL, from the coding sequence ATGCGCACGATGCCGCAGAACCTGGTGCGCCAGCGTACACAGCAGCGATCGGTGCCGTCTACGACTACAGGTTCGGCCGTCGGACGGGTGCCGCTGTCGGTCGGGTCGGGCTGGCCGGGAGCGGAATTGATGGACACACCCATGCTGGCGCGGATTCTGTTGGCGGTCTGGCGAAATGATCCCTGCGTATGCATTCCGGCGTGTCCGGGAGCTGGTAAGTCGCGGCTGGTGTCGCGGCTTGCGCCGGCGCTCGCGGAGCGCGCCGGGTTACGGGTCGCTGTGGCAGCCCAAACCCGTGAGCAGGCACTGGAATTGGCGAGGCGCATCACGGCAATCTCGCAGCGGGCAGCGCTGATCGTCTCGGCGGCGCAGCGCCGTCGTGGCGCCTCCGGGATGGGGGTGCCCACGGTCGGTGGGCGTGACGTGCGATGGCGGCACACAAGCGGGGGGGAAATCCTGATCGGAACGGCGGCGCGCTGGCTGTATGTCAACCCGGACACCACACAGGCTGACGTTCTCGTGGTGGACGAGGCATGGCAGTGCACGTATGCAGATTTGGGTGCGCTGGGCGCGCTGGCGCCCCAGGTGGTATGCGTGGGTGACCCCGGCCAGATCGCCCCGGTGGTCACCGGATCGACCGCGCGCTGGGAGGGGCAGGCCAGTGGTCCGCACCAGCCAGCCCCCGCAGCGCTCATCGCCGCGCACGGCGATGAAGCCGTTACTGTGCACGAACTGACGAACTCATGGCGGCTGGGGCCTGCTACGTGTGCGCTGCTGTCGCGGCATTTCTACCCCACTATGCCGTTTTCGTCGCGCCGACCCGACGAAGCGGTGATAGATCCGCATGGTTGCGTGCTACCTGAAATCGACTGCCGCCGTGTTGATGTGAGACACGGCCCGAATGATCCCATGTTGCTGGAGGCGGTGGCTCAGCGAGTCCGGGAGTTGATCGGGCACAGTTGCCGCCGTCAGGGGACCGCGCGGCGACTGTCGGGTGCAGACGTCGCTGTGGTGGTGCCTCACGTGGCGCAGGCCGGGGCGGTGCGCGCCTTGCTAGCTGGTGTGCCCGACGTGTTGGTAGGGACGGCGAACAGTTTGCAGGGGCTTGAACGCGCCGCCGTGGTGGCGGTGCACCCGTTGGCGGGATACCGCAGTGCGGAGGCTTTCGCACTGGATCGCGGACGCATGTGCGTCACCTT
- a CDS encoding DUF2201 family putative metallopeptidase — MSAAVRVRALAGDEWRLLRLARMAAVEAMPYFGRALFALVPVAAEGLGTFAVDRHFRVYVDPVMFGGRWSIAEAGAVLLHEVGHVLRDHGARGDGVDMPVDRMMWNLAADAEINDDLLAAGLGLPGGAVTPAELGCAAGLSAETYYRHLVPPGEDRADAGGGNGCDAGTGCGSGSGDCAPAWELPESADLGSGRGLDCAAASLVRSAVAQAVCESVSRAGGAGRGTVPAGVALWAQRQLAPAVVPWQKVLRAAVRRPVAEQAGQVTHSWRRPNRRAPAGLLLPVLRAPKVVVDLIIDTSASMGADDLGEALGQTRAVLRQSGVALARVTCCDAAASAPRVVRSVRDVQLSGGGGTDLRVGIEAVLAARPPADVVVAFSDGGTPWPARRLRVPLVVALIGEHAVDTAPGWATTVRVGAGRVAL; from the coding sequence ATGAGCGCGGCGGTGCGGGTTCGGGCGTTGGCCGGTGATGAGTGGCGGCTGTTGCGGTTGGCGCGGATGGCGGCGGTGGAGGCGATGCCGTACTTCGGTCGGGCGTTGTTCGCGTTGGTGCCTGTGGCCGCAGAGGGATTGGGCACCTTTGCTGTTGACCGTCATTTTCGGGTGTATGTCGATCCGGTGATGTTTGGTGGCCGGTGGAGCATCGCTGAGGCTGGTGCGGTGCTGTTGCATGAGGTCGGCCATGTGTTACGCGATCACGGCGCGCGTGGGGATGGGGTGGACATGCCGGTTGACCGGATGATGTGGAATCTGGCTGCCGACGCCGAAATCAACGATGACCTATTGGCTGCGGGACTCGGTCTACCGGGGGGTGCGGTGACCCCGGCTGAGCTGGGCTGCGCTGCGGGGTTGTCGGCTGAGACTTACTACCGCCATCTGGTGCCGCCCGGTGAGGACCGCGCTGACGCCGGCGGTGGGAACGGGTGCGACGCCGGAACGGGCTGCGGTTCGGGCTCTGGTGACTGTGCGCCAGCGTGGGAGTTGCCGGAATCGGCGGACCTGGGTAGTGGGCGCGGATTAGACTGTGCTGCCGCTAGTTTAGTGCGTAGCGCGGTCGCGCAGGCGGTGTGTGAGTCGGTTAGCCGCGCCGGTGGTGCGGGGCGGGGGACCGTTCCGGCTGGGGTGGCGTTGTGGGCGCAGCGGCAGCTTGCGCCTGCGGTGGTGCCGTGGCAGAAGGTGCTGCGTGCTGCGGTGCGTCGTCCGGTGGCCGAACAGGCTGGGCAGGTGACGCATTCGTGGCGCAGGCCCAACCGGCGCGCCCCGGCGGGTTTGTTGTTGCCGGTGCTTCGCGCGCCCAAGGTTGTAGTGGATCTGATCATCGACACGTCGGCGTCGATGGGTGCCGATGATTTGGGTGAGGCGTTGGGGCAGACGCGGGCGGTGTTGCGTCAGTCCGGTGTGGCGTTGGCGCGGGTGACCTGTTGTGATGCTGCGGCCAGTGCGCCCCGAGTGGTGCGTTCGGTGCGTGATGTGCAGTTGAGTGGTGGTGGTGGCACTGATCTGCGGGTGGGTATCGAAGCGGTGCTGGCGGCGCGCCCACCGGCCGATGTCGTGGTTGCGTTTTCCGATGGGGGTACGCCGTGGCCTGCGCGGCGGCTGCGGGTGCCGCTGGTGGTGGCGTTGATCGGTGAGCATGCGGTGGATACGGCTCCGGGGTGGGCGACAACGGTGCGGGTCGGCGCGGGGCGGGTGGCGTTGTGA
- a CDS encoding AAA family ATPase yields MADLATSVTVMDAAGRAALPVLLWSDPGRGKSSVVRALAAASGVPLELVVGSQREPVDIAGWPVVVDGAVQTLALPDWARTLIDAQGGYLLLDELTTASHAVQAAMLTVALERVVGRSRLPDEVRIVAAANPPDHSAGGVDLAAPTANRFLHIEFEPSVDDWLSGMRSGFVLPASRAIAADELRCADEKGLVCAFIAARPELLHRYPETDEAAGRAWPSDRSWDAVARVLPFVRADDTAAVAAVVSGLVGAGVGVEYLAWRAAVDLPAVSEVIADPSIMAWNTARPDQVWAVLSAVVAWAADRGTREAWAAAWGPLAAAAAGGAPDVAGAAARDLNRVSPAGANVPAVARGFRELLVAAGLDSERVA; encoded by the coding sequence ATGGCTGATTTGGCTACTTCGGTGACGGTTATGGATGCGGCGGGGCGTGCAGCGCTTCCGGTGTTGTTGTGGTCGGACCCTGGGCGTGGTAAGTCGTCGGTGGTGCGGGCTTTGGCGGCGGCGAGCGGGGTTCCGTTGGAGTTGGTGGTGGGTTCGCAGCGTGAGCCGGTGGATATCGCGGGGTGGCCGGTGGTGGTGGATGGGGCGGTGCAGACGTTGGCGTTGCCTGATTGGGCAAGGACGTTGATTGATGCGCAGGGCGGCTATTTGCTGTTGGATGAGTTGACGACGGCTAGTCACGCGGTGCAGGCGGCGATGCTGACGGTGGCGCTGGAGCGGGTGGTCGGGCGTTCACGGTTGCCGGATGAGGTTCGGATCGTCGCAGCTGCGAATCCTCCGGATCACAGTGCGGGCGGGGTGGATTTGGCGGCTCCTACGGCAAATCGATTCTTGCACATTGAGTTTGAGCCTTCTGTCGATGACTGGCTGTCGGGGATGAGGTCTGGGTTCGTGCTGCCTGCCTCGCGGGCCATTGCCGCTGACGAGCTGCGGTGCGCTGATGAGAAGGGCTTGGTGTGCGCGTTCATTGCGGCGCGACCGGAGTTGCTGCACCGCTACCCCGAGACCGATGAAGCGGCCGGTCGGGCGTGGCCGTCAGATCGTTCGTGGGATGCAGTGGCGCGGGTGTTGCCGTTCGTGCGCGCCGATGACACTGCTGCGGTGGCCGCAGTGGTGTCGGGTCTGGTCGGGGCGGGTGTGGGTGTGGAGTATCTGGCCTGGCGGGCTGCGGTGGATTTGCCTGCGGTGTCGGAGGTTATCGCAGACCCGTCGATCATGGCGTGGAACACCGCGCGCCCGGATCAGGTGTGGGCGGTGTTGTCGGCGGTGGTGGCCTGGGCTGCTGACAGGGGCACTCGTGAGGCGTGGGCGGCGGCGTGGGGGCCGTTGGCTGCGGCTGCCGCTGGTGGTGCACCCGATGTGGCTGGTGCTGCGGCGCGGGATTTGAACCGGGTGAGTCCTGCGGGGGCCAATGTTCCTGCTGTCGCGCGGGGCTTTCGTGAGTTGCTGGTTGCGGCGGGTTTGGACAGCGAGCGTGTGGCATGA